The following is a genomic window from Fusarium verticillioides 7600 chromosome 5, whole genome shotgun sequence.
GAGTCAAGACCAATGCGGGGAAATCGAAGTTTGAGCTGGTTATTCTCCGTCGGGGTTTCCATGGCCTATTCATTGTTTGCTGATGATCTATTGGACTTTCAGGCCTTTGCGACTTGCGTGGATGCGAATGCGACTATCCTAGTCAACGCCAACTCTTACATGATAGCACGGAGGTGATTTCTGAGCTCTATAgagagaatgatgatgaaatgtCGTATACGCCCTTTGTAGATAGCATTAACCGACGGAAATAGTGCTTGGCTGCTGGCTATATCGCAAATACAATGATGCCATAGTTCCCATAATGGATAACCGAGGCATGCAACATCAAATACTCACCCAAAAGCTTTATAATCGGGCGAATCAACACAATTAACAGGTCAAGCTTACTGACGCGACTGTGATCATTAATCCCAAAGCCGAGCTATTCGCAGCGACAGGGTGCGCGCGACCAACGGGCGTCGAGAAGCCGATCAGTAATCATGCAAACAGGACGGGGAAATCACATAAATCTCCAACGCGGCACCAGTTCCGCAATTTATAATGCAGTCCGCATTCACAAATCCGTCGGGGTTTTGGCTGGGGGATAAAGGGAAGCGTAGAGACTGGGGTTTGAAGCGTTGGATCAAGTCTTATTGAACACCATGGAGAAGATTGACGATACTGGTATTATGGGCGATGCGTCGCTTGGGAACGACTCTGCGACGGAGGGCGAGATTGAGGCTGCGAGACCGAAGGAGCAGGGTGAGACTGATGAGTTGGATTGGGATAATAGTCCTCATAATCCGTTTAATTGGCCGGCATGGAAGAAAGCTCTTCAAGTCGTGATGCTATCCTCAGCAGGGTTCCTAGCGTGAGTCCATCCTATCCCAAGAGTACCTATCCAAACTGACAAATCAGATCAATCGGAACATCGATAATGAGCCCAGCTCGCAATGAGCTCATGATCGAGTTCAACGTCAGCAGCACAGTTGCCCTTCTACCTCTAACGCTCTACGTCCTTGCCCTCGGCTTTGGGCCTGTGATCGGCGGTCCGTTATCAGAAACCATAGGTCGTTACCCTATCTACGCAGCGAGTGTTCCTCTCGGTGCACTGTTCACTATGGGTGCGGGCTTCGTGCATAATATCGGAGGACTGGGATTCCTGAGATTCATGGCTGGTTTATGCTGGGCGCCTGTGTTGGCTGTTGCGCCGGGGACGTTGTCCGAGACATTCACGCCCAAGAACAGAGGACCTGTCTCCGCGATTTTTATCCTCATGCCGTTTTTGGGCCCAGGATTAGGGTGAGTTCTGGAAAGGAAGTGCCTAGGACCTGACTGACTTTCTACTTAGGCCGGTTATAGGCTCTTTTGTAGTGAATCGAAAGGGATGGCGATGGACACAATGGACGCTGGTCTTCTTTTCGATACTGGCTATGATCATCACTGCCTTCTCGCACGAGACGTTTCATCCTGTTATCAAGCGACGGcttatgaagaagaagggaatgaAGGTTGATCCTCCGCCACCGATGGCTGCTCGACTCAAGATGTTTGCCCTCGTGGCAGTTGTTCGACCTATTCGCATGCTTCTCCTCGAACCTATCACCGGATTTATCTGTCTATACGTGGCAGCGGAGTTTGGAACACTCTTCAGTTTCTTCGCCGCTGTACCGTATACGTTTGGAAGAGTCTACCAGTTCTCTATCGAAGAGTCAGGTCTCGTCTTCCTgtccatcgtcatcggctgCTTTCTCGGACTCATCACCGTTATCCTCTGTGATGTGTTCCTGTACAGAAAACAAGCGCCCAAGTACCCTCCTCACCAAATTCCACCTGAGCATCGTCTTTACCCTTCCATGATTGGAAGTATCGGATTGCCAATTGGATTGTTCTGGTTTGCTTGGACAGCACGACCTGGAGTATCTTGGGCAAGTCCCGCAGCGTCGATGATCATCTTTGCTTGGGGAAACCTTTGCGTGTTTGTTAGTACTGTGCAGTATATCACCGATACATACCATGGGAGTGTTGTTGCAAGCGCTGCTAGTGCCAACAGTCTGGCGCGGTATGGTTTTGCAGGAGTATTTCCCCTGTTCACGATTCAGAGTAAGTTCCCACGCCCATATTTATGAGAACATTCGCTAACAAAAGTAGTGTATGAGAAGTTGGGTATTGACTGGGCTAGTAGCCTGCTGGCCTTCGTGGCATTGGCCCTGCTGCCAGTTCCGTGGGTGTTATTCAAGTATGGCTCAAAGATCAGGGCTAAGAGCGCCTATGAGACAGTCAAGTTCAATTAATATAGAGGCACTCAGATAGGAGGAATGTGTTTCAATATGTTCGATAGAATTATAATACTCTAATAAAAGTCGTCAGTACCAACTCACGCTGCATCGTCTTAGTTCTTAGGAAGCTGGATCAACTTGTAGTCCTTATCAAGGTAATACCACAAGTCATACTTCGCCGGTCTCTCCGCAGCAGGAAGAACATTAGACTTGGCAGGAATGCCGAACTTCTTAGTAGcatccttgctcttgacatAGCTCTTATAGCTCTTTGTGCTGGTCTGGTTGTAGTTGATCTCGTTGGAGTCAACCTTTCCGCGCACGAGGTCCTGCCAGTCGCCGTGGctgctcttgatggtcttggccatgaaCTTGGCGTTTTGGTAGTCGCCGCCAACGATCTCGAGAACACTGTCGCCGCGGGCGACTTTGTAGTACTGATAGTGTTAGTGAGACTTGGGCAAAGGGACGGAGAGCTTACGGTGAACCAGTTGTAGAAGGTCTTGGCTAGACCTGGGCGATACTTttcgagatcctcgacgGCTGGGAATGTTAGCCTGTGTTGATACCAAGGAAGATGGGACTTACAGTCAACAAGAGCAGCGAGAGGGTCCTTGGTGTCAATGGCAATGACCTTCCAGTCAGTTTCGCCGCCCTTTACGCACCAGTTAGTATTCTGTTTCGGCCATCTATGTCCCGGACTTACATCGTTCAAAgcaaggccaccaaggaCCTTTACAGACTTGACCTGTCCAACATGCGCAGGCCTAATACGGATTAGTCTTTGCTTCTCATTCGCGAAAGAAAACTCACGCCTCGGTGATATCGAATAGATCAATGGGATCGTTGTCACCAGGGTAGCCAGTGAAATCGTGGTCAAAGTTGGGGCTCTCCCAAGTCTGGGGAATTGACCCATAGTGGAATGGGTAAGACTTGTGAGGCCAGACACTCTCAACGAAGCGAGGGGCCTTTTTCTTGTCGTCGTGGAAGATGGGGTCTGAGATCAATTAGTATTGCACAATCTCTCTATACTACATGAACCCGAAACTCACTGAGAGGCTCATCGCGGCGAGTCTCAATTTTGCCGTCTGTCCATCGAGGAATCTCAACAACGTAGCTCACGATGCCATTGTTGCCCTTCTCGGGGTACAATGGAATAT
Proteins encoded in this region:
- a CDS encoding inorganic pyrophosphatase, whose translation is MVVTSFIVQLALLPCLALSSSLAPRAKKFDYDSLTLREVGARNTLDWRVWLEKDGQPISFWHDIPLYPEKGNNGIVSYVVEIPRWTDGKIETRRDEPLNPIFHDDKKKAPRFVESVWPHKSYPFHYGSIPQTWESPNFDHDFTGYPGDNDPIDLFDITEAPAHVGQVKSVKVLGGLALNDGGETDWKVIAIDTKDPLAALVDSVEDLEKYRPGLAKTFYNWFTYYKVARGDSVLEIVGGDYQNAKFMAKTIKSSHGDWQDLVRGKVDSNEINYNQTSTKSYKSYVKSKDATKKFGIPAKSNVLPAAERPAKYDLWYYLDKDYKLIQLPKN